The genomic interval TACCATGCTCCTCTCCCGGCTTCATGTACTTTTTTCTACATTTTTCCTCAAAAAAAGgttcttattttcttaaagttttatttaaataataataataattgctGCTGCGGAATTAACATGTGAGGggttaaaacaaaattaatttcatggcCAAGAGTTAACTTTAATGTGATTCTATTAATAATGGGATttatgctgcgtttactttttggattagAGTGGGAATtctgaggagtgggaatccttggattaggagtgtggagtgggagtgagagtagggtgtttacttagactaaataaaagtatggattgtcaatcagaatcctaattatttgtttactttgtcttggattgggagtaaattattttaaattacaattttatccttatatacagaattataatttgtaattaaaaaattaataaaaaatatatttggaaaataaaataaatattttattatatttataaattaataataattactaatattcttaattatgtaaatcataattttttattaattttaatttaaattatgtgaataaaaattattaataatagcaacacaaatgaaatattattattgataatatagtacaaaattaatatttttttagaataaaatatttattattattaaataaataattaatatttattaaaattaatgtttaatattattaatttaaatataatatttatttatttttattttattaaatttaataaaataaatatgatataattattatttttaataaatatgatattatttattttattaaatatgatattatttatttattttatttttataaggataaaatgggaagaggggggagtgggattcccactcccatggggagaggtgggagtgggaatccactccccactccaaaattagGTGGGACCCATGGATttccactcccactcccctttttttaaagtaagtaaacactggagtgggaggaattcacactccacactcccagtccagaaagtaaacactaTCTTAGAGTTCGTTTGAATGGTTTTTGAAaagtttaaaagtgatttgaaaatttaaaaattaaatttaatatttaataaaaaattaaaataaaaaataattttatattttaattaattttattatttaatacaatttaataaatatttttataattattacctaacccaaaattatctttattaaatttgaaaacaaaatcaatatttcaataaattctattttgaTTTACGCATTCTTTTTGTTTACCATATTTcatcttgaaatttaaaatctctCTGAACTTCCGATAGTAAGCTTTATTTAGCCGGTGAGCTACGGCGGTAGGTCCGTTCGCTAGAGCTATCTTAGCAAGTACCAACCTTTTAGCTTCAAGTTTCTCACCTTAGGTACGGTTTTTCACCTATTTTCATctgttttagttttttttcactcttatCACTTTGATGGTATTGTTGATTTGTTACTGTTTGCtgttgtaattattattgtgtgGCTGTTGTAGTTATTTAATGAGTTTAGCCTATGAGATGATGGAGAATGAGTTTGAAGAGGGCTATTTGAGATTTTGTTgctttaatttgaattaattatgaaatttcaGATGTGgcattttgtttgattaaGTTATTATGAGGCCTTGACTGAGATTTTGTTACTTTATATTGTGAATGGATGTGTTTATGGACGTATGCCCACCAAGTGTTTGATGAACTGtctaagagaaaaagaatttggtgCTTTGcttttgttaattgtgtcctagagaaaaacaattaagtTATTTGCGGATTACTCACGTTAAACTTGGCACATGATTACTGACGATTCACTGTGAATAACAGTCACAAACACAGTCGATGAGTTTAAAGCAACAATAAACGAAATCCAATTTCACTCAACTCAGACACTAACCGCCCCCTGAACCCCTGCCGCCGCCTCACCACAAGTTATTGTCGTGCGCCGTCGACCTCCGTCAGCATCTGCCGTCACTGTAGTATCACTGTTGAAGCATAGTAATCAGGTACCATTTTGATTTACTCTCTTATCCATTTTTaactttgatttttgtttcctCGTGGTCTAAACCCTAGCATCGTCGTCAGGCCGTCACAAATGAAGTCGGTGGTGGGATTGGTAGTGTCAAACAAGATGCAAAAATCAGTAGTGGTGGCCGTTGACAGACTCTTTCACCACAAGGTTTACAATCGGTATGTCAAACGAACCTCCAAATTCATGGCCCACGACGAGAACAATCAATGCAACATCGGTGACCGAGTTAGTACTCTTATGCCTCTTAAGTAATGATGGGtgttttcatttgtttcaGTCATTTTTccgattttatttgatatgcAATCATTTCAACTGTTTTATTGATAGTTACTATTGTTATGGGGTTTACGTTTTGAGTTTGTGGCTTCAGGTTAGGTTGGATCCTTCTAGACCGTTAAGCAAGCATAAGCATTGGGCTGTTGCCGAAATTCTAAAGAAAGCACGTATCTATGTACCACCCTCAGCGGAtaatgctgctgctgctgctgtttcAAATACCCAGACTGAAGCACTGGTTTCATCATCTTAAGGTTTGACTAGTGTATGatgtgaatttatttttttgttgtgaaCTTGCTGATTCATGATCACCAAGAATTATATTTTGTTCAAGGGCTTGATGTATATTAATCTTAGGTAATCTAATTGAGTGGTAATTCATTTCAACAGCTATTTGAATAAGATTTGCGTTTTCTGTTGGGTTTATCTATTTTGGCCTACAAATGAGCCTTGAAATtgaatgtataaaataatgtttaaagACTGAAACATTTTTTGAAGTGATCTAAGTCATTTGTGTTTCATGTTTGGTGGAATTATTTTCAAAGCTGGgtctttttaaacttttactGCTGTAATTGTTCTGGTTCGGTTTGTAGGCCAGTAATATCTAGAATAGCAAGATCATGTGTCCATTCAGAGCTTATCCAGTTTCAGTAAATGCAGCTCTGATGTTTTCTTCTCATTCTGATGACAGGTTAAGCTTTACGGGGACATACAGAAAGTGAGAAGACTTGGACCTAGGTAGCAGTTTCCAAGAATTGCTTGTAGCAATAAAACATGTCGGTTTAATGTTGCCGTTTTGGAATGAGTTATGCTTCTAGTTGTGTTGAATTTTTGTCAACCTTTAGACAGATGTACCTATGATTGTTTTATGCTTAATTAGACCAATGTACTTTTGATTGTTTGATGCTAAATGAAATGGAGGTATTTATATCTCGTAATTTTgttctaaaatttctttttaaattatcattgAGAGCTTGTGGAAATTGTTTGCTCTATCAGAATGTTAAAAGACTTTTGAGTTCAAATAAAGTTTGTATATTTTCTTCCCTTGCCCCTTCATGCCTGCCAATCACTGATATTTGAATGTGGAGTATCCCTTTTGTGGTGGCACTTCACTCGCTTCAAATCTTCCATTGCTTGCTAAATCATATGGCTGACACTCTTTGAGACAGCAGCAGCCAGTATTGTTGCAACTTTAAAGTTTTCTGCTTTTGACAGAACCCATAAGAAAATTCCTGCTGTTTGTAACAACCATAACGGCCAATTTATCTTGCATATGCAAAGAGTATTCAGTTAAACGGAGAAGTCGCGTTCTACTGTTATGGTTGCATCTTTTGATTGGCTGGTGTAGTACGAGGGACTAGGAATAGCACTTGCTCCAGAATTTCTTCTTTAGATAGAATGGTCGTTGCTTTTTGTTAGAAGGATAGACAAGTTGTCAGTCGATGAATCTGAGTCAACAAcagtttgaatttgaaagtttTCCGAGCATTTTAGTTTTCTACAAGCCTTGGCAAACAACTACTGTCAAACTAGGCTTAGCAAATATGCATTGGCAGAAAGCTACTGCTCTAATTAAATCTGGCGCCCCTGACAGTTTTATGTTGTTGCAGATCAAAAAAAGTATCAATACAACTCAAATCTCACAATAGCAGCAAGAGACTGTGTTTCatcaaaagcaaattaaaGCATTGACGAGACAATCTGGTTGCCATCATCAGCTTGActagatttcagcatcaacaataTATGAAGTGTATCTCATTTGCAAGGTACACCGTGCAACATAGATTGCTGATGCACATAACAGTGAGGGCTTGAACTTTAAAGCTTCATATTGGACCAAGCTTAACTCGATGAGGTAGAACGCCAAATGTTCAAGCTACCACAAAGGCCAAATATCACTTAGCATGCAAACCTAGAGCATTCTCCCGTTTCTTCTAGTTCCAGTAGTAAGACATTCTGAAAGTTGCCGCATACCTTTGTATCCGACTGAGCAGCCTTGAAAAATCTTAACATATAAAAGCATATGGAGTAGGCACGTTTAGACGAAACTTAAGCTTTTTTAGCATAAGCTTTTCCTGCAAAGACAAAGCCAGTTCATATATTGAGGATCAAGGAAGGCCAACATTAGAAGGTAGTCTAATTATCATAATGTTAACGAAACCAGAACCGAAGACACATGGTAAAACTATCACTACTATGTGTATTTTAGCATGTTTCTAAATAGTTAAACAAAGAGTATATTCAAGCAGGCGGCTGCAAGAGCAAAAAGCAGGTTGCTTGCACCAATGCTTATTGTGTCTAGTACAGCGATTGCCTTCTGGTAAAAGAAATTCAATccatcaaaataaattcaacccATTGAGAATGCATACCATCCGAAGCATGTGATCTCTTGTGTATGTCTCTGAGATGCTTATTAAATCTTTCACCTGCATGTAGAGGAGTACAAAGAATCAGATCAGCAAGTTCACTGATAACGTGACCATAAGATAGAGAGTTTCCGCCATTAGGTCAAATTTTAAGTGTACCTGACAAGAGTGGCAAATGCCTATCATCTGAGGGGTAATGTCCGTCTGatttgacataaaattttCCATAGGTGGAAGCAGTTCAGCTAAGCAGATCACAGACTAAATATTATATACAGTAAAGGTGGgagtattttaattaaaggaTATTAAACTTTTACCGACTAATATTTGTTGACATGTCACTTTaccactaaaatttttttcctatttaatatttcattttaccATCAAACTATTTAAGCtaataagttttttaatagaaattataataaaagtctattttacccttaaaccGTGTGAGTGTAATTTAActctctaaattaaaaaaaaaattaattatatacaaagaataatacttttatcaattgattattatatatatatatataataattaattgatagaATTGCAAATATTATACCTTCTAAAATTCCTAAAATActtaatatattgaaattccTAAAAATACCATTGTGACATCAGcaatttattaatgaaattaatgatttaatggtaaaatgataaaagctGAAACATTAAGTGGGAAAAAAGTAActgtcataaaaaatttagaaaattttaggtggtaaaatgataatatttgtttaattaaagaataaggagataaggtaaaaaaaaaaatgtgtgtgcGCGCATGCCCGTGTCAAATtctgtttaaataaaaataactccAAGTTACAACTTACGAGATAGCATAAGTAGACAGTTTAATCCATGGAAAGAAATCATGGAATGATAAAAATCCACACAATACAGATAGTCAAGATAATAATTCTCTCATTTAAAATACTTCAGATCTTTGTAGAAAAGCTAATGGCGAAATCAAATGCTTCTCATTATATTCTGATCAAGTAGTGAGTAGGCATGCATAAAGGGGCATCACATTAATCATCAAAATGATGAAGAGAAACAAATTGAATAATCACCTCCATAACCAGATCAAATCAGGCAAAACTTATTCAATTgataacttaaaaattcaCGCGTGCATGCAATtgcaaagaaaaggttttataaaaaaaatgggcACCTTAAGTGAAGCCATTTCTGCGAGGAGGATCTTGAATTTTGTGTTTACCGTTGCCTATTTTCGTGTTgattctcctttttttttttttaatactgttaTACAGGACTGTaggtattacaattaatatttacaaataaattctaCAATTAGGACCTTCTTCGTGGCGTATACTCTGCTGAAGAGCtgcccaaattcttcaaaccctctcaaatattcgagggctgtccactctactcacatttcgtgaggAATAGACtggctccactcaattatttgataattgaggaaggaTTGTAACTAAGCCCCATAAATACTTTTATGGAGACTCGAACCCTTGCACTCATTATTCTAAGTGCAAGAGTTCTCCCACTTGACCAAAGACCCATTGGTCGTGTTGATTCTCCTTAAGTTCAAGAGTGGAGTCCGCGCCGCTCTCTCTCTCGGGCTTTGGTTTTCAAACGTGTGTGAGTTTACCTTTATACCCTGCTTCGCACATGCAATAATACGAATTAATAccatattaaatataattaatttggtgTAAcgtttaatttaataatcaacCAAATCTTACAATGCTCCTCTCCGTCAtcatgtacttttttttttccttcctcaAAAAGGTTctcaatttcttaaaaataattataatattgcTGCTTTGGAATTAACATACCGTGggttaaaacaaaattaatttcatggcCAAGAGTAAACTTTAAAGTGATTCTATCAATAATGAGACTGATAATATGTATTGGTATCTTGATAATCTCATCGTAAATATTGCTAAAACACAAGTGTTACAGCGTTAATAATGTATACTAATCCgaatataaaatacaaaatatcgATAATTAGTTCAAGTCAACAACTTAGAAAGCATGGCAATGGCTTATCCCCATCACAACTAGGATTGTTTTGGTTCATCTCTGCAGGATTTTTGTAATTCTAGTCTACATGCAAAACATATTAGGCAGAAAGGGTGCACTGATGCCCATTTCAGCTTGATATCTTCTTGAATCTGCAACAAATCACTAagaagataataaataaacttgcAATATGACCAAGCATCACCGAGCACAGAAATATACTTTGAATTTGGGAACGCGCGACACAACACCATAACATCAAAACGCAGAAAGCAACTAACAAGGTTTTACAAGAAAGGATTTTTGCTTGCGATAGAACAATGCACTGATTGGATTTGTAATGTTTCATCGATCATAAGGAGAAACAAACAATAAggagaaacaaacaaacactcTTAAGAGAACCATAAGGAACTCAATACTATTGTCATTGGTGTGCATGATTAACACTTGAGAATAGAAATCATAAATTCTTGGTAGATATTTAAGGAACATATAAGCACTGTATATCATGGCACAAATGAAAAGTTATGCTTGCTTACCCATAAATAGAAGCCTTGAAATTCTTCTTAATCACGAAATGGTGTGAGATCAATGTTCATGCGTTGTTTCCCCTTGCTTACTTTCTGTAgacatcaattaaaaaaaaaatccaggTCAGTATCCAATATAGGAACAACATAGTGgaatactaaataaaaatgtcatGCACAAGgagaaaacaaaatgttgcCCTGTGCCTGGGCTATGGTAAAATTTCCTCAATCAAAGCTCCAGGAGGTTGATTCATATGGGTTAGATATCCCATGAGCAAAGAGTTGGTTGAGTAAATTTTATGTAACATTTAAATTCAACCAATCTATTTTCCAAGACAAATGAAACAATTCCATTCAAAGATGGGACGAAAAACTTACAGCTATGGCCACAAGCTCCTCTAGCAGTTCCTCCAAATTGCGGAGAGGCTATAGTCATGATAtaccaaaaaggaaaaaagaacaaaaatcatTGAGACTAGTGTCAAAccataaagataaaattttcaagccggtgaaaaaaaaaaaaactcacccATTGGGTAGGGCCATCAACTGGTGCATTAAGAGGATCATCATGTACCTATGCATCCAAAACTAGCTCTTAGAAGTGCatatataaacacaaaaatgcaaaagaaGAGCAAGAGGCACTAGCCTCATTTATCACTATAAAGCAAGAAAGTAATACTAAAAATCTCTTTCAATAGATTCTCCATACCTCCATAAAAACTCCATCTACGCCAACAGCAATTGCCGTCCTTGCAATGCAAGGTATCAATTCACGAAGACCACCACTGGCAACACCTCCTCCATCCAACTATAAAACAAAGAATGAGTTCAGCCTTCTTTatggaaaataaaactcaatattaaattatgtccaaaaaatgcaaaaatttagACAGCattaaaaatcaagaaaatctAGTTGCAAAGGAATAGATAAGAAAATGTAGCATCCTAGGTGGAAAAGTAGCTTAGATAGCTAAAGAATCTCAAAATCAAGCAAATATAATAGCTGTAATCTCTCCCAAATTCTGAAGcaaatgatggttttctcatcaTACTAAACAGTTACCAGGAAAGTTACATGGAATACAATTGTTAAGGTTTATTATCTGTTTCATAAAACTAAGATATGGGAATACCATTGAGTTATGAAAGATAAATGTACAAACCACACCTTCTTGCCAGCAGGCTGTTGTAATGAATGCGTGACATCAGCTACCTGCAGTGAAATGCCATCATTCATTagatttttaagataaaataagtaaatttagcCACCTCCAATTTGAAGTTAGTTTCTTGACAAGtcttttataatatcaaaCAGTTGCTATGTCAACTTAGTTTGCAGTGTTTCCTCTCAAATCATAAATATGCGCAACGATTCCCTAATAAAAATTCTTGGGAGTGAATTGAGCAACGTGCTCCACATGAATAAGACTTCTTTTCCATGTTTGTAGATGCTACAACAGCTTTGTGCAGCTGCCACATATCTAAACAGTATATACTCTTCAAGCCtcagaacaaaaaataagacTGTTCTAACTGTCAAGACGCACGTCAGAAATGAGCAGTCACTTACAACAGGACAATTAGCTTCTCTCATCCACTCCAAATTCCGTGGATCAACAATCAAATCATCTACAAGCCAAAGTGAAATTTAACACCAGTCCAACAGAATATGGAAACACGCTAATGATGCATCAATTACTTCAATCAAACTGCATAGCAAATAAATCCTTACTATAGCCAAACATGGTTCCTCTCTCGCATACCATCACATTTGGATTTCCAGCCAATCTAACCTTCTCTGCAGAATTTACCATTACCTGCAGTTTTGCAATGTTACAAGTTGCTAAATGGCAGGTAAAGATACCTGTGTATGCATAAAATACTTGCAATCCAAACATGTCAATAAAGATTTAACTGAAATACACTCACTGAGGAAGCACAGAACTGtccttttttaatattaataatttttccagTCTTGGCTGCTGCAACTAGAAGATCTGTCTGTTATTAAGAGGTCAACAATGAGATGAATTAATTTGATGGAAACGCATTGAATCTTCTGGTCCTAGAAAATAACTTAACCTGACGGCATAAAAATGCTGGAATCTGGATGATATCCGCAACTTTGCCAACTTCTTCACACTGGCCAtagaaaggggaaaaaattCATCACATATGGAACCGGGTTTGAGTAGATGGAATGACaatgagaaaattaaagaaacaataAGCCCAAAGGAAATAAGCGAGGATGTAAGAATATACACACCATTGTTCCTCACacatatgaaaaaaagaaacattcaTTGCAAACACAAATGGACTCAGTCATTgactttattttcattgtcaATGCAAGAATTGTATAGACTATGTGTTACACAAGCAGCGGTGCGCaggaaataaagaagaatatgAGCAATGTAACAGGTATTCAGAAACATAAGTACAAAATCACCTGAACAGTTTCATGCACATCAGTCACAATGGGAATGTCATAAGCTATTTTAACCTTCTCTAGGATCTGTCAccaattataagaaaaattgaaactttattACAATGTGACATCCTATCACAGCAAGATCCAAAATTCTGTAAAACAAAATGcataaaaagtattttaacaATCATAAACACCTTCAAGCCTTCAACCATGCCGGGACCACGAAATGACTTGGAAGATGTTCTATTAGCTTTGTCAAAGCTTGACTTGAAAACAAGCGGCAACCCAACTCTGCAATGAAAAACCTCTCTCACAGCAAGATCCACAAGATAGCcaaaaattcaatccaatctCTTCAAATAATAGCTTGGCGATGAAAAAAACTCCATactcatttcttttaaaaggaaaaaagatgaACAGATAACAAAGCAGATTCAACATTCACTATTGAGAATCTCTCATGGCTGAAATTTTCAACTACcgatctttttgtttttactcgATGTTGAGACAAAACAGAATAAGGCATTGCATAAGAAATATAAAGCTGTAAAAGAACTTCAAAGACTCGTAACAAGACAAtgtaaaaccaaaaaatttcCACATTAAAAACCCAGATCTTCTCCAACTAAAATAAGCTGATCCCATATTTTCAATCGccttaattttccaaaaattaaaaatccaatTCTTCGTCATCATTGAAGTTCTTtttcataaaagtaaatatagATTGtgattagaaataaaatgaaccCACTTGGTAGAGATACTCTTGATGTGCTTGGCCATGCGCATTATGTGTTCCTCTGATTCAATCACATTTGGACCCGCCAACAAGAAAAACGGCTCAGCTGCCTGTCAGCACAAgtcacaaatccaatcacacGCATTATGAATCACTAACAATTCGATGCCAAAACTAACTGGAAGAAAATGACAAAGGTCAAACCTTGAGTTGGTTAAACAAAGCAGTTGATGGATCCATCCCTTCGTTTTgctttgagagagagaaatgagTGACTGAATGAGAGCGTGCAAagattttacatttattattttgacaaaGCATCTGTTCCATGAGTTGGCAGTTTTATAGCTCCTTTACGAAGTTACAAATATACCCTTCAAACGGGGTAATTGCTTGCTTCTGTAGTGGTGCTTTCATTTTAACCAAAACCCAAAACCCAAAACCCTTCGAAGTCCAAGCCTTCATCAACCTGAAAACCAAGTGGCCAGTTCCAATTTTACGCCATTATTTGCTTAAATAGTGAATTGAGActgcaaaagaagaaaatttttgcgCTCTGCACTGTAGAAGAGTAACAGTTTTACGCGGCAAAATCAGGTTAGTATTTCATATCTACACTTATGATTCGCCGTGTGAAGAAATTGTGCCCAAGAAACCTCTATTTATCACTCActaaaaaccctaattttagATACCCATTTCACTCTAATTTCATCCATCACCTAGATTTTaaccataaatttataaaaaatacaagcTTTAGTAGTAGGCTAGATTATGGTGAAACCCAGAATTTTGTTAAAGACgctattttttttagaaagcCTAATTATGTAAGAAGTTACTGTTCTGGAAAGAGTGGTGATGGTGAAAAATGCAATGAATGGACTGAGGAGATAGAGTATTTAGATGAATCGGGTAGTGTTATATATACTGGTAAAGGAATCAGGTCAGTTGAGCCCGGTTTTGATGATCATGTAATGGTTGGCGGGATAAAGAAGCCATTTTTGAATGCTTCAGCAGTTGCGAAGATTGTTGAGGTTGTGAATAGGTGGAAATGGGGGCCGGAATTGGAGACCCAATTGGATAAGCTTCAATTTGTGCCTAAAATGGTGCATATAACTCAAGCATTGAAAGTTATTAATGATAGTGATACATCGTTAAGTTTGTTTAGGTGGGCTAAGAGGCAGTCTTGGTATGTGCCGGGTGATGAGTGTTATGTTATGTTGTTTGATGTGCTGAATGAAAGTAGAGATTTTGATGGGATGTTGTCATTATTTGATGAGATGGTTCATGATTCAAGTAAAAATGGGATTTCCTTGTTTAGTGCATATAACAGGGTCATTCAATATCTGGCTAAAGCCGATAAATTGGAGATGTCATATTGTTGTTTCAAGAAGGTTTTAGATTCAGACTGCAAGATTGATACGCAATCTTACAATGTTCTTATGACATTGTTTCTGAACAAGGGGTTGCCTTACAAGGCTTTTGAGATATATGAGAGCATGGAAAAGGGAGAGTGTTCATTAGATGGTTCAACTTATGAATTGATGATACCAAGCTTGGCAAAATCAGGACGTCTTGATGCAGCTATTAAGCTCTTCCAAGAGATGAAGGAAAGGAATTTTCGGCCAAGCTTTAACATCTTTGCATCGCTTGTTGATTCGATGGGGAAAGCTGGGAGGCTTGACACTTCAATGAAGGTATACATGGAAATGCAGGGCTGTGGGCATAGGCCATCTGCTCCTATGTATGTTTCTTTAATAGAGTCTTATGCAAAAGCGGGGAAGTTGGATACTGCTCTTAGGCTTTGGGATGAGATGAGGATTGCGGGGTTTCGGCCTAACTTTGGTCTGTTCACCATGATTATTGAGTCACATGCAAAATCGGGGAAGCTTGATATTGCAATGTCCATCTTTACTGATATGGAGAGGGCTGGATTTCTACCTACTCCATCTACGTATTCATGTCTCTTGGAAATGCATGCTTCCTCTGGACAAGTAGATTCTGCCATGAAGCTGTATAACTCAATGACCAGTGCAGGGTTGAGACCAGGCCTAAGTACTTATACAGCCTTGTTGACGCTTTTGGCTAAGAGGAAGCTTGTTGATGTGGCTGCCAAAATCTTACTTGAAATGAAGACCATGGGATATTCTGTGGATGTGAGTGCAAGTGATGTTCTAATGGTATATATTAAGGATGGTTCTGTTGATCATGCTTTGAGGTGGCTACGTTTTATGGGTTCTTCTGGGATTCGTACAAATAACTTTATAGTCCGACAGTTGTTCGAATCTTGTATGAAGAATGCTTTGTATGAGTCAGCCAAGCCTCTTCTTGAGACCTATGTTGAATCTGCAGCTAAAGTGGATCTCGTACTTTATACATCAGTTCTTGCTCATCTAGTACGATGCCAGGACGAACAGAATGAAAGGCATTTGATGGCAATCCTTAGTGCCACAAAACACAAAGCACATGCTTTTCTGTGTGGACTCTTTACGGGCCCAGAACAAAGAAAACAGCCTGTGTTATCCTTTGTGAGGGAATTCTTTCACGGTA from Citrus sinensis cultivar Valencia sweet orange chromosome 9, DVS_A1.0, whole genome shotgun sequence carries:
- the LOC102608109 gene encoding pentatricopeptide repeat-containing protein At1g79490, mitochondrial, producing the protein MIRRVKKLCPRNLYLSLTKNPNFRYPFHSNFIHHLDFNHKFIKNTSFSSRLDYGETQNFVKDAIFFRKPNYVRSYCSGKSGDGEKCNEWTEEIEYLDESGSVIYTGKGIRSVEPGFDDHVMVGGIKKPFLNASAVAKIVEVVNRWKWGPELETQLDKLQFVPKMVHITQALKVINDSDTSLSLFRWAKRQSWYVPGDECYVMLFDVLNESRDFDGMLSLFDEMVHDSSKNGISLFSAYNRVIQYLAKADKLEMSYCCFKKVLDSDCKIDTQSYNVLMTLFLNKGLPYKAFEIYESMEKGECSLDGSTYELMIPSLAKSGRLDAAIKLFQEMKERNFRPSFNIFASLVDSMGKAGRLDTSMKVYMEMQGCGHRPSAPMYVSLIESYAKAGKLDTALRLWDEMRIAGFRPNFGLFTMIIESHAKSGKLDIAMSIFTDMERAGFLPTPSTYSCLLEMHASSGQVDSAMKLYNSMTSAGLRPGLSTYTALLTLLAKRKLVDVAAKILLEMKTMGYSVDVSASDVLMVYIKDGSVDHALRWLRFMGSSGIRTNNFIVRQLFESCMKNALYESAKPLLETYVESAAKVDLVLYTSVLAHLVRCQDEQNERHLMAILSATKHKAHAFLCGLFTGPEQRKQPVLSFVREFFHGIDYELEEGAARYFVNVLLNYLVLMGQINRARCVWKVAYENKLFPKAIVFDQHIAWSLDVRNLSVGAALIAVMHTLHRFRKRMLYYGVVPRRIKLVTGPTLKIVIAQMLSSVESPFEVSKVVLRAPGDSVMEWFKKPIVQQFLLNEIPSRADILMHKMNILFPCSAPELRSLSPPKPLIGKAM
- the LOC102607520 gene encoding uncharacterized protein LOC102607520, with translation MKSVVGLVVSNKMQKSVVVAVDRLFHHKVYNRYVKRTSKFMAHDENNQCNIGDRVRLDPSRPLSKHKHWAVAEILKKARIYVPPSADNAAAAAVSNTQTEALVSSS
- the LOC102607815 gene encoding 2-dehydro-3-deoxyphosphooctonate aldolase, whose translation is MEQMLCQNNKCKIFARSHSVTHFSLSKQNEGMDPSTALFNQLKAAEPFFLLAGPNVIESEEHIMRMAKHIKSISTKVGLPLVFKSSFDKANRTSSKSFRGPGMVEGLKILEKVKIAYDIPIVTDVHETVQCEEVGKVADIIQIPAFLCRQTDLLVAAAKTGKIINIKKGQFCASSVMVNSAEKVRLAGNPNVMVCERGTMFGYNDLIVDPRNLEWMREANCPVVADVTHSLQQPAGKKLDGGGVASGGLRELIPCIARTAIAVGVDGVFMEVHDDPLNAPVDGPTQWPLRNLEELLEELVAIAKVSKGKQRMNIDLTPFRD